A region of Plasmodium falciparum 3D7 genome assembly, chromosome: 12 DNA encodes the following proteins:
- a CDS encoding acyl-CoA synthetase, producing the protein MNITLSLFFSVIYVVYVLPCCTQLSNSKKGFAEICKSAENKNESSVYCMKDYKMKSSIYKYKHLMKIFLDKYKLDNNKIAIVENSCGEPENYITYGNFFKKVLSFSHSLNTYEGTGVPEKIYNEEKNNGKFRLLGLYGNNSTNWLITDCACMISGVTTLVMHSKFSIDIIIDILNNTKLEWLCLDLDLVEGLLCRKNELPYLKKLIILDNLTKRSEMKIENEEKSNGSRKSSNKQKYNESDKREDISLCALECDKEKIEKINSLKEKAKTLGLSIIVFDNMTENKIANVTVQNEDPNFIASIVYTSGTSGKPKGAMLSNRNLYNGVIPACDCNIIKKYPLTTHLSYLPVSHIYERVVFFIALFLGVKINIWSRDIKFLNTDICNSKGEIILGVPKVFNRMYATIMTEINNLSRCKKWIAKQAINLRKGKNNGNFSKVVEGITNISRKIKDKINPNMDVILNGGGKLSPEVAEGLSVLLNVKYYQGYGLTESTGPIFLQDVDDCNTESMGVAVSPSTRYKVRTWEIYKATDTIPKGELLIKSDSMFSGYFLEKESTEHAFTNDGYFKTGDIVQINDNGSLTFLDRSKGLVKLSQGEYIETEMINNLYSQIPFVNFCVAYGDDSMDGPLGIISVDKHKLFTFLKNDNMLKTTGVDEKNFSEKLIDETLNDPIYVDYVKGKMMEIYKKTNLNRYNVINDIYLTSKPWDTTNYLTPTLKIRRFNVFKDFSFFIDEVKKKYEEKLSGNSTGSMNNGKSGSKSDIKGGSKDDIKSGSKDDIKSGSKADIKSGSKDDIKSGSKDDIKSGSKADIKSGSKDDIKGGSEEEIKNGKKYENNEEKKRVPGRQSDYIKKSVLKSENVDVSKEVESPVRKSEEKPVSKTVQKQLRKSAEKPIGKQIQRPLPYSEEGDKKVNEMINVIQKGPQELQVNV; encoded by the coding sequence atgaatattacATTAAGTTTGTTTTTCTCTGTTATATATGTAGTTTATGTTTTACCATGTTGCACTCAACTTAGTAATAGCAAAAAGGGTTTCGCAGAAATATGTAAAAGtgcagaaaataaaaatgaatctAGCGTATACTGTATGAAagattataaaatgaaaagttcaatatataaatataaacatcttatgaaaatttttttagataaatataaattagataataataagataGCAATAGTTGAAAATTCATGTGGAGAACCcgaaaattatataacatatggaaatttttttaaaaaggtaTTATCGTTTAGTCATTCGTTGAATACTTATGAAGGTACTGGTGTTccagaaaaaatatataatgaagaaaaaaataatgggAAATTTCGATTATTAGGTTTATATGGTAATAATTCAACTAACTGGTTAATTACTGATTGTGCTTGTATGATAAGTGGTGTTACAACATTAGTAATGCACTCTAAATTTAGTATAGATATAAttattgatatattaaataatacaaaattagAATGGTTGTGTTTAGATTTGGATTTGGTTGAAGGATTGTTGTGTCGTAAAAATGAATTGCCATATTTGAAAAAGCTGATAATTTTAGATAATCTAACTAAGCGTAGTGAAATGAAGatagaaaatgaagaaaaatccAATGGTTCAAGAAAAAGTagtaataaacaaaaatataatgaatctGATAAAAGAGAAGACATTAGTTTGTGTGCCTTAGAATGtgataaggaaaaaatagaaaagattaattcattaaaagaaaaagctAAAACACTTGGGTTAAGTATTATCGTATTTGATAATATGACAGAGAATAAAATAGCCAATGTTACTGTTCAAAACGAAGATCCTAATTTTATTGCCTCTATTGTGTATACATCTGGAACATCTGGGAAACCCAAAGGTGCTATGTTAAGCAATAGGAATTTGTATAATGGTGTAATACCTGCATGTGattgtaatataataaagaaatatccTCTAACAACACATTTATCTTATTTACCCGTAtctcatatatatgaaaggGTTGTTTTTTTCATTGCTTTGTTTTTGGGtgtaaagataaatatatggaGTAgagatataaaatttttgaatACAGACATATGTAATTCAAAAGGTGAAATTATATTAGGAGTACCCAAAGTTTTTAATAGAATGTATGCAACTATTATGAcggaaataaataatttatcacGTTGTAAGAAGTGGATAGCAAAACAGGCTATAAATTTACGTAAAGGTAAAAATAATGGAAATTTCAGTAAAGTTGTTGAAGGTATTACTAATATatcaagaaaaataaaagataagaTAAACCCTAATATGGATGTTATCTTAAATGGAGGTGGGAAATTATCTCCAGAGGTTGCTGAGGGTTTAAGTGTTCTATTAAATGTTAAGTATTATCAAGGATATGGTTTAACGGAATCTACGGGTCCCATATTTTTACAAGATGTAGATGACTGTAACACTGAAAGTATGGGAGTAGCTGTTTCTCCTAGTACAAGATACAAAGTAAGAACATGGGAAATTTATAAGGCTACAGATACTATACCAAAAGGAGAATTGTTAATTAAAAGTGATTCTATGTTTAGTGGATACTTTTTAGAAAAGGAATCTACAGAACATGCTTTCACGAATGATGGTTATTTTAAAACGGGAGATATTGTACAAATTAATGATAATGGTTCTTTAACATTTTTAGATAGATCAAAGGGTTTGGTTAAATTATCTCAAGGTGAATATATAGAAACTGAaatgataaataatttatattcccAAATCCCTTTTGTAAATTTTTGTGTTGCATATGGTGATGATTCTATGGATGGACCATTGGGAATTATATCTGTGGACaaacataaattatttacatttttaaaaaatgataatatgttAAAGACAACTGGTGTAGATGAGAAAAATTTTTCAGAAAAATTAATTGATGAAACATTAAATGATCCTATTTATGTTGATTATGTAAAGGGAAAAATGAtggaaatttataaaaaaactaATTTAAATAGATACAATGTTATTAATGACATATACTTAACTTCCAAACCATGGGACACTACAAACTACCTTACTCCAacattaaaaataagaagaTTCAATGTATTTAaagatttttctttttttatagatgaagttaaaaagaaatatgaagaaaaattaagTGGAAATAGCACGGGTAGTATGAATAATGGTAAAAGTGGAAGTAAATCTGATATTAAAGGTGGAAGTaaagatgatataaaaagtgGAAGTaaagatgatataaaaagtgGAAGTAAAGCTGATATAAAAAGTGGAAGTaaagatgatataaaaagtgGAAGTaaagatgatataaaaagtgGAAGTAAAGCTGATATTAAAAGTGGAAGTAAAGATGATATAAAAGGTGGAAGTgaagaagaaattaaaaatggaaaaaaatatgaaaataatgaggaaaaaaaaagagtacCAGGACGACAATcggattatataaaaaaatctGTGTTGAAATCTGAAAACGTTGATGTATCAAAAGAAGTTGAATCACCTGTAAGAAAAAGTGAAGAAAAACCTGTGTCTAAGACAGTTCAAAAACAATTAAGAAAAAGTGCGGAAAAGCCTATTGGAAAACAAATACAAAGACCATTACCATATAGTGAAGAAGGTGATAAAAAAGTAAATGAAATGATAAATGTAATACAGAAGGGACCACAAGAACTACAagtaaatgtataa
- a CDS encoding serine/threonine protein kinase, FIKK family: MYILRNMFCIKFMLYFLWLLYLLFLNIEFIKFKTFQSLVSYDRPSKCLSENSKHHVNSDNNKGNKLFGQKQFGNINKCDVKDDELKISKDNTSKKKKICFKKEKRSNEEEYNNLEKESVEGTCNLLNILNVEKTKVFDNYESTYKHGENNDIICMSNLKEDESKENYIYNWNLGKESLVKFLGFSDYFKINGVKYSDFELTSIPIIGENKSKGRVQEMFKTVIPSNDGDPAKEVKLFIKRIPVEWWIKQFNLMEKYDGEYLVKAENYVMEGVALSFLSEHHPGIAPKLLKILYDGKNVNHDIMEEYKFKDIYEFNNMLIERINNNMDGYIVMVSELFGEDLFDFNKRFTKEKSDVRNSDEFKKELLYKCLRLLVRLHSAGLSHLDLTAENVLITDDYDIRLCDFAKSTPLYSDKLRHIDKKKKKKVYLFESCVPTIGKREYTPIECWRIRKKLREKNITDPFEHVKTISMQRFRKEYYFNVSHADYFMLGVLFIWIWNCGHMWKTSFPSESVNFTTFLENNMNLSCYPSTKSWPSDFKFIVKELMNEECRKKLNLKNLMTHPWFNET, translated from the exons atgtatattttgagAAATATGTTCTGTATAaaatttatgttatattttttatggttATTGTATTTATTGTTCTTG aatattgagtttattaaatttaaaacatTTCAATCATTAGTTTCATATGATAGACCTTCAAAATGTTTATCTGAAAATAGTAAGCATCACGTGAACTCTGATAATAACAAAGGTAATAAGTTGTTTGGTCAGAAGCAGTTTGGAAACATAAATAAGTGTGATGTTAAAGATgatgaattaaaaatatcTAAAGATAATACAAgcaagaaaaagaaaatatgttttaaaaaagagaaaaggTCGAATGAAGAAGagtataataatttagaaaAGGAGAGTGTAGAAGGTACttgtaatttattaaatatattaaatgtagAGAAAACAAAAGTTTTTGATAATTATGAAAGTACATATAAACATggagaaaataatgatataatatgtatgtcTAATTTAAAAGAGGACGAATCGAAAgagaattatatttataattggAATTTAGGTAAAGAGTCCTTAGTAAAGTTTTTAGGTTTTTCAGACTATTTTAAGATAAATGGAGTAAAATATTCAGATTTTGAATTAACATCTATTCCTATAATTGgtgaaaataaaagtaaaggTAGGGTTCAAGAAATGTTTAAAACAGTTATTCCTTCAAATGATGGGGACCCTGCGAAGGaagtaaaattatttataaaaaggaTACCTGTTGAATGGTGGATAAAACAGTTTAACTTAATGGAAAAATACGATGGAGAATATTTAGTAAAAGCAGAGAATTATGTTATGGAAGGAGTTgctttatcttttttaagtGAACATCATCCAGGTATTGCAcctaaattattaaaaatattatatgatggAAAAAATGTAAATCATGATATAATGgaagaatataaatttaaagatatatatgaatttaataatatgttaattgaaagaataaataacaatatgGATGGATATATTGTTATGGTTTCTGAATTATTTGGTGAGgatttatttgattttaataaaagatttacaaaagaaaaatctGATGTAAGAAATAGTGATGAATTCAAAAAAGAATTACTTTATAAATGCTTACGTTTATTAGTAAGATTACATAGTGCAGGTTTAAGTCATTTAGATTTAACTGCTgaaaatgtattaataacAGATGATTATGATATACGTTTATGTGATTTTGCTAAAAGTACACCTCTTTATTCAGATAAATTAAGACATAtagataaaaagaaaaaaaaaaaagtgtacTTATTTGAATCATGCGTACCAACTATAGGAAAACGTGAATATACACCAATAGAGTGTTGGCGAATTCGAAAAAAGTtgagagaaaaaaatataacagaTCCCTTTGAACATGTAAAAACTATTTCTATGCAAAGGTTcagaaaagaatattattttaatgttTCACACGCTGATTATTTTATGCTAGGAGTTTTATTCATATGGATTTGGAACTGTGGCCATATGTGGAAAACATCTTTTCCATCTGAGAGTGTAAACTTTACAACTTTTCTTGAAAACAATATGAATTTGAGTTGCTATCCGTCAACTAAATCATGGCCAAGCGATTTCAAATTTATAGTTAAG GAATTGATGAATGAGGAATGCAGGAAAAAactgaatttaaaaaatttaatgacACACCCATGGTTTAACGAAACATaa